The genomic region AAGTAGATATGTTTGATTTAGATTGTGGCTATTCGAAAGAAGAATTAAAAATGGTCAATGAAACAAAGAAAATATTTAATAAAGATATAAAAGTAAATGCTACTTGTGTGCGTGTACCAGTACTTAGAGGACATAGTGAGAGTGTTTATATTGAAACAAAGAAACCAATTGATATGGATAAAGTAATGGAATTATTAGGTAATTCTCATGGAGTTGATTTGTATGATGATTTAACAAATCAAATCTATCCAATGGCTAACTTATTTATTGGAGATGAATTAGTTCATGTTGGGCGTGTTCGTAAAGATTTACATAATGATCATGGTTTGAATTTATGGGTAGTAGCAGATCAATTAATGAAGGGTGCTGCTTATAATTCAGTAGATATTGGATTAAAGATGATTGAAATGGATTTATTATAGGATATCTTCGATATCCTTTTCTTTTACTAAAAAACACAAAAAGCAATCTGCTCTTTGTGTTTTTATTATTTTATTGGTAAACAAATAGTAATAGTAGTTCCTTTATTTAATGCACTATCAATTTCAATAAGTCCATTATAATATTGAACAATATGTTTTACAATTGATAATCCTAAACCTGTACCTCCAGTAGCCTTATCTCTACCTTTATCAACACGATAGAATCTTTCAAATATACGTTGATGATCTGCTAATGGAATACCAATACCAGTATCTGCTACCTTTATCTTTACATAACCGCCTTCTTCAAAACAACTTACAGTTACTTGTCCAGATTCTACATTATATTTAACTGCATTAAAGATTAAGTTATTAAATAATTGATGAATATGTTGATGGGAACAAATATATTCTATTTCTTCACAATGATTTTTAATCATAATATGACGTTTATCTGCTTCTACTTGTAAACTAGCAATTACTTCTTGAGCTACTAAATGAAGTTGTATTGTTGTTCTTTCTTCAATAAAGTCTTTGTTTTCTAAACGAGAAATAGTAAGAATATCATTAATTAAACCTTCCATATTAGATACTTCATTTTGAATCTTATCTAATGCGGTTTGACGCATTTTTTCTTGATCAATAATACCTGTTTGTAATAATTCACTATATCCTCTAATAGATGTCATTGGAGTTTTTAATTCATGAGATACATTTGTAAAGAATTCTTGACGCATCTTTAATTGATTTCTAGCCATTGTTTCATCCACAAATAAAACAGTTATTCCATATTCTACTTTATTAATATAACAAGCAAAAATAGCATTATCTTTTTTAATATCGACTACTTGTTTTTCAATAGTAACCTTTTTGAAAGCTTCTAATATCTTTGGTTCAAAAATATAATCCAATGCTGATCTAGATATTTTCATATGTTTAGAGAATATCTTTTGTGCTTGTTTATTTACTAATAGAATAGTAAAGTTATCATCCAAAAGAATAAATCCTTCATTCATATTATCTAATATTCCAGTAATCTTCATCTTTTCTAAACGCAACTTATGAACACCATCTTTAATCATCTTAGATTGACGAACAATTGCATCTGTAACCGTATTATATTCTTCAAAAGGATATTGCCTAAAACTTACTCCTTCAAAAACATTCATATTCTCTACACGTTCACTAATTTCAGTTACTGGTAAAGACAATCTTTTTGCTAATGATCTAGCTAAGATAATAGCTAATAATAGTGCCATACATAAACTAGTAAGTGATGGTATTAATAAAAGATCTAAGTTATCAAAGATACCACTATATTCAATAGATAAACGACATACATATTCTCCATTAAAATAGGCAACATACATTAAATTAGTTTCTAATGTTTCTGAATAACGAATACTCATTCCTTCTCCAGATTCTATTGCTTCTATTACTTCATCACGATCACTATGATTTTCTAAATCTTGTTCATCTGTATCTGCTACTACATTACCTTCTATATCAATAACCGTAATTCTAGTATTTTCACCATAAGTAAGAGGATTCATAGCATCAATTTGTGCTTGTAAATCTTCTTCAAAATCCAATTCATATTCCACTAACTTAATAGCAAATAACATGTCTCTTTGAGACATGTCTTGCCATAATGATGAAACCATTAGATTTAATATCAATGTACAACTCAATAAACAAACAACAACTAAACTTACAAAATATTTTAATATTGCTTTATTCATTCTTTTGACTCTATAAAACGATATCCGACACTACGTAATGTCTTAATGTACTTTGTACCATCATCATCTAACTTTCCTCGAAGGGCACGAATGTGCACATCTAAAGCTCTAGATTCACCAACAAAATCATATCCCCAAATTTCATTTAATAATTCTTCTCGTTCTACTACTCGTTGGCTATTTTCTAATAAATAAAGTAATAACTGATATTCTTTGTTTGTAAGTTCTATTATGTTATCTTGTTGTTTTACTGTACGTGTATCTTTATCAATTGATAAAGATTGTGTTTTTAAGGCATTTGATTTTTTTACTTTACGACGAAGTAAAGAACGAACACGAGCAGATAATTCTAATACACCAAATGGTTTTGTTAAATAATCATCCGCACCTTTATCTAATCCATTTACTTTATCTATTTCACGATCTTTTGCACTTAAGATCAAGATTGGTAATTCTTTGTTTGATTCACGAATTTTTTTAATAGCCGTAATTCCATCCATTTCTGGTAGCATTACATCAAAGATTGCTAGTTCTGGAGCTTGATTCGCTATTTGTTCAAGAGCATCCATTGCATTATCAAAAAGCGTAACATGATAACCATTACTGCTTAATGCAAGATCAATTATCTCTCTTATATTCTCGTCATCCTCTATTACAAATATACGTTCATTCATCTCCAATTCTCCTCTTCTATAATAATCTTTTGTTATTTAAATTACCAGTTTCATTAAATTCAACCCATTCACAAATATTAACAGCATGATCTCCAATTCTTTCTAAATATTTAGCAATCATTAAAAAATCAATACAAACATCTGCTTTTTCTGGTGTTTCTTTTAATATTTCATTTAATTCTAATTTTACTTCTTTAAAATAAGCATCTAATTGATCATCTACTTTTTTAGTAGCTTTGGCTAATTCTAAATCACCTTTGGTAAAAGCTTCAATAGAATCTTTTACCATTCTTTTTGCTACACTAGCCATTGATGGAATATGTTCTACCATTTTAAATGTATATTCACCATCTAAACTAATAATTAATTCTGCAATATCTGCACTTTGATCTCCAATTCTTTCTAAGTCAGTAACTACTTTTAAAGCAGAAGATACATTACGTAAATCAGTTGCTAATGGTGTTTGACTTAATAATAAAGATAAGCATCTAGCTTCAATTGATCTTTCACAGTCATTGATGATTTTATCATGGTCAATAATTTCTTTTGCTAATTCTTTGTCTTGTGTTTTAAAAGCAGTAATGCAATCTTCAATTGCTGTTACTACTAAATGACACATTTTATTTAAGTCTACTGTTAATTTATTTAAATCTCGTTCAAATTTTGTACGAATCATAATTTTCTCCTCTTTTTAGATAAATCATCTCTATAATTATACTACTAATTTTTAACCAAATCTACCTGTAATATAGTCTTCAGTACGTTTGTCTTGTGGTCTTGCAAAAATATCTTGAGTAGGACCATATTCAATCATTTCTCCTACTAAAAAGAATGCAGTATAATCAGCAATACGACTAGCTTGTTGCATGTTATGAGTAACAATAGCTATTGTATATTTGTCTTTTAAATCTAATAATAATTCTTCTATTTTTAATGTTGAAATAGGATCTAATGCACTTGTTGGTTCATCTAAAAGAATAACATCTGGTTCTACTGCTAATGCTCTAGCAATACATAAACGTTGTTGTTGTCCTCCAGAAAGACCTAAAGCACTTGTATGAAGACGATCATGTACTTCATCATATAAAGCAGCAGCTTTTAAGCTTTCTTCTACTATAACATCTAATTCTTTTTTGTTTTTAATTCCATGAATTCTAGGACCATATGCTACATTATCATAAATAGTCATTGGAAAAGGATTTGGTTGTTGAAATACCATTCCTATTTTCTTTCTTAATACTGTAGTATCCACTCTAGAATCATAAATATCTTCTTCATCTAAAATTACTTCTCCAGTAATTTTACAGCTTTTTACATAATCATTCATTCTATTTAATGTCTTTAAGAATGTTGATTTACCACATCCAGAAGGACCGATAAATGCAGTAATACTATTTTCTTTTATATCTAAATTTACGTTTTTTAACGCATGTTTTTCACCATAATATAAATCTAAATTACGGGCTATAATTTTATTTTCCATTTTATTCACCTTTAGTCTATTCTATTTACATCAAATTTCTTTGTAATCCATTTTGCAAGTAAGTTTAAGCATAATACAATTACAATTAACACTAATGCAATAACGTTACATAAATCAAAGTTTGCTTTTTCTAACTGCAAGTATAAGTCTACTGTTAATGTCGCTGCACTTGAAAACAAGTGAGAGAATATTCCTGTAGGTAATACTTTCCCAGAACCAGCTGTATAAATTAAAGCAGCAGATTCAGCTACAATTCTACCCATTGCTAAAATCAACCCTGTTAAAATACCAGGCATTGCACTTGGTAATAAAACAGTACGAATCATATACCATTTTGTAGCACCAATTCCTAATGCTGCTTCACGATAACTTTTTGGAACATAAGTTAATGCAACTTGGGTACTACGTATGATGGTTGGTAGAATCATAATAGCAAGTGTAAATGATCCTGTTAAGACAGAATAATTAAGTCCAAATACATTTCCAAAAAATAACATCCCAAATAAACCAAAGATAATAGATGGTATACCTGATAATATTTCTGTTGTAAAAGAAACAACTTCTACAAACTTTTTGTTTTGTGCATATTCTTGTAAATAAATAGCACTTGCAATTCCAATTGGACAAGCAATTACTAATGTTACAAAGATAATATATAATGTATTAATAATAGATGGTAATAAACCATCAATTTTATATAAAGTACTAGGTACTTGAATTAGATATTTCCAATCAAATACAGGTACTCCCTGATAAACAATATATCCTAATATTAACGCTAAGATACCTACTGCTAGTAAACTAGAACCTTGAATTAAACCAAAAGTAATCGTATCAATTCTACGTTTTTTACCATCAAATATACTTTTACTAGTCATGTAGATCTCCTTTCTTAATAATCGTTGTTAAGATAATATTAATAACCATAATAAATACAAATAACACTAAAGCGATTGCATATAGTACACTCATATGGGTACCAGTTGCATATTTCATGTCCGTTACAATTGCAGTCGTTAAGAAACGTACAGAATTGAATGGCCA from Tannockella kyphosi harbors:
- a CDS encoding sensor histidine kinase, which produces MNKAILKYFVSLVVVCLLSCTLILNLMVSSLWQDMSQRDMLFAIKLVEYELDFEEDLQAQIDAMNPLTYGENTRITVIDIEGNVVADTDEQDLENHSDRDEVIEAIESGEGMSIRYSETLETNLMYVAYFNGEYVCRLSIEYSGIFDNLDLLLIPSLTSLCMALLLAIILARSLAKRLSLPVTEISERVENMNVFEGVSFRQYPFEEYNTVTDAIVRQSKMIKDGVHKLRLEKMKITGILDNMNEGFILLDDNFTILLVNKQAQKIFSKHMKISRSALDYIFEPKILEAFKKVTIEKQVVDIKKDNAIFACYINKVEYGITVLFVDETMARNQLKMRQEFFTNVSHELKTPMTSIRGYSELLQTGIIDQEKMRQTALDKIQNEVSNMEGLINDILTISRLENKDFIEERTTIQLHLVAQEVIASLQVEADKRHIMIKNHCEEIEYICSHQHIHQLFNNLIFNAVKYNVESGQVTVSCFEEGGYVKIKVADTGIGIPLADHQRIFERFYRVDKGRDKATGGTGLGLSIVKHIVQYYNGLIEIDSALNKGTTITICLPIK
- a CDS encoding response regulator transcription factor, with amino-acid sequence MNERIFVIEDDENIREIIDLALSSNGYHVTLFDNAMDALEQIANQAPELAIFDVMLPEMDGITAIKKIRESNKELPILILSAKDREIDKVNGLDKGADDYLTKPFGVLELSARVRSLLRRKVKKSNALKTQSLSIDKDTRTVKQQDNIIELTNKEYQLLLYLLENSQRVVEREELLNEIWGYDFVGESRALDVHIRALRGKLDDDGTKYIKTLRSVGYRFIESKE
- the phoU gene encoding phosphate signaling complex protein PhoU, producing the protein MIRTKFERDLNKLTVDLNKMCHLVVTAIEDCITAFKTQDKELAKEIIDHDKIINDCERSIEARCLSLLLSQTPLATDLRNVSSALKVVTDLERIGDQSADIAELIISLDGEYTFKMVEHIPSMASVAKRMVKDSIEAFTKGDLELAKATKKVDDQLDAYFKEVKLELNEILKETPEKADVCIDFLMIAKYLERIGDHAVNICEWVEFNETGNLNNKRLL
- the pstB gene encoding phosphate ABC transporter ATP-binding protein PstB, translating into MENKIIARNLDLYYGEKHALKNVNLDIKENSITAFIGPSGCGKSTFLKTLNRMNDYVKSCKITGEVILDEEDIYDSRVDTTVLRKKIGMVFQQPNPFPMTIYDNVAYGPRIHGIKNKKELDVIVEESLKAAALYDEVHDRLHTSALGLSGGQQQRLCIARALAVEPDVILLDEPTSALDPISTLKIEELLLDLKDKYTIAIVTHNMQQASRIADYTAFFLVGEMIEYGPTQDIFARPQDKRTEDYITGRFG
- the pstA gene encoding phosphate ABC transporter permease PstA is translated as MTSKSIFDGKKRRIDTITFGLIQGSSLLAVGILALILGYIVYQGVPVFDWKYLIQVPSTLYKIDGLLPSIINTLYIIFVTLVIACPIGIASAIYLQEYAQNKKFVEVVSFTTEILSGIPSIIFGLFGMLFFGNVFGLNYSVLTGSFTLAIMILPTIIRSTQVALTYVPKSYREAALGIGATKWYMIRTVLLPSAMPGILTGLILAMGRIVAESAALIYTAGSGKVLPTGIFSHLFSSAATLTVDLYLQLEKANFDLCNVIALVLIVIVLCLNLLAKWITKKFDVNRID